The Paeniglutamicibacter sulfureus genome includes a region encoding these proteins:
- a CDS encoding MFS transporter: MSVNQPTDAGTKEDSGLRKIVAASMVGTVVEWYEFFLYATAASLVFGKFFFPNADSELDGIIAAFLTYAVGFIARPLGGIVFGQIGDKLGRKHTLQVTIIMVGVATFLMGCLPGFNSIGYWAPALLVILRFVQGFAVGGEWGGAVLLVAEHSPNKSRAFWSSWPQAAVPVGNLLATLVLLGMSWILPSDQFLSWGWRVAFWLSAVIVVIGYYIRTHVSEAPIFLEARAQVEADKAVSYGVLEVVKKYPKGIFGAMGLRFAENILYYIIVSFTIVYLKTVHAYDTSQLLLALLVAHVIHFLVIPQVGRLSDAFGRKPVYLAGAVLGATWAFFAFPMFDTRNPVVIILAVTIGLCFHALMYAGQPAIMAEMFPTRMRYSGVSLGYQVTSIVAGSMAPIIATALLKDFGSWLPVAIYVAAACAVTAVAVVTLKETRGASLHDIDDADARKHGLNTARVNG; encoded by the coding sequence ATGAGCGTCAACCAGCCGACGGATGCAGGCACGAAAGAGGACTCGGGGCTGAGAAAGATCGTCGCCGCCTCGATGGTGGGCACGGTGGTGGAGTGGTACGAGTTCTTCCTCTACGCCACCGCGGCCTCCCTGGTCTTCGGCAAGTTCTTCTTCCCCAACGCCGACAGCGAGCTGGACGGCATCATCGCGGCATTCCTGACCTACGCGGTGGGGTTCATCGCCCGGCCGCTGGGCGGCATCGTGTTCGGCCAGATCGGCGACAAGCTCGGGCGCAAGCACACACTGCAGGTCACCATCATCATGGTCGGCGTCGCCACCTTCCTCATGGGCTGCCTGCCCGGCTTCAACTCCATCGGCTACTGGGCGCCGGCGCTGCTGGTGATCCTGCGCTTCGTCCAGGGCTTCGCCGTGGGCGGCGAATGGGGCGGTGCCGTCCTGCTGGTGGCCGAGCACAGCCCGAACAAGTCGCGTGCGTTCTGGTCCAGCTGGCCGCAGGCCGCCGTTCCGGTGGGCAACCTGCTGGCCACCCTGGTGCTGCTGGGCATGAGCTGGATCCTTCCGTCCGACCAGTTCCTTTCCTGGGGCTGGCGCGTGGCCTTCTGGCTGTCCGCGGTCATCGTCGTCATCGGCTACTACATCCGCACCCACGTGTCCGAGGCGCCGATCTTCCTTGAGGCCCGCGCCCAGGTGGAAGCCGACAAGGCAGTCAGCTACGGCGTGCTTGAAGTTGTGAAGAAGTACCCCAAGGGCATCTTCGGGGCCATGGGCCTGCGCTTTGCCGAGAACATCCTCTACTACATCATCGTGTCCTTCACCATCGTGTACCTGAAGACCGTGCATGCCTATGACACGAGCCAGCTGCTGCTGGCCCTGCTGGTCGCCCACGTCATCCACTTCCTGGTCATCCCGCAGGTCGGACGGCTCTCCGATGCCTTCGGGCGCAAGCCGGTCTACCTGGCCGGAGCGGTGCTCGGAGCCACCTGGGCGTTCTTCGCCTTCCCGATGTTCGACACCCGCAACCCGGTCGTCATCATCCTGGCCGTCACCATCGGACTGTGCTTCCACGCGCTGATGTACGCCGGGCAGCCGGCCATCATGGCCGAGATGTTCCCGACCCGCATGCGCTACTCCGGGGTTTCCCTGGGCTACCAGGTCACCTCGATCGTGGCCGGCTCGATGGCGCCGATCATCGCGACCGCCTTGCTCAAGGACTTCGGTTCCTGGCTGCCGGTGGCCATCTACGTCGCCGCTGCCTGCGCCGTCACCGCCGTCGCGGTGGTGACCCTGAAGGAAACCCGTGGCGCTTCCCTGCACGACATCGACGACGCCGATGCCCGCAAGCACGGGCTGAACACCGCCCGGGTCAACGGCTAA